A single genomic interval of Cervus elaphus chromosome 19, mCerEla1.1, whole genome shotgun sequence harbors:
- the LOC122675234 gene encoding collagen alpha-4(VI) chain-like, with the protein IRSGLHPCLGVSKCPVFPTEVVFALDMSDDVSQLDFERMRDILLSLLMKMEISRSNCPTGARVATVSYSSGTNYLVRLSDRKGRPALLQAVRGLSPAGSSGSRHLGDAVRFVARHVFKRVRAGPLLRKVAVFFQAGWTWDAGSISTAMLELSLLDITSVVITFTEDHNLPDALLDLLGCPDTHPEAMDDLLLRPCGLLVLTRLLPPKRDHQDQKPRTGIKQISLLEPSSESSCLPYQ; encoded by the exons ATTCGTTCTGGCCTTCACCCATGTCTGGGCGTTTCCAAATGCCCAGTGTTCCCGACCGAGGTGGTCTTCGCCTTGGACATGTCAGATGACGTCTCCCAGTTGGATTTTGAGAGAATGAGAGACATTTTACTGTCTCTGCTGATGAAGATGGAAATCAGTAGGAGTAACTGCCCCACGGGTGCCCGGGTGGCCACTGTCTCCTACAGCAGTGGAACCAATTACCTGGTTCGCCTCTCTGATCGCAAGGGGAGGCCCGCGCTCCTGCAGGCGGTCAGGGGGCTCTCGCCGGCAGGCTCATCTGGCAGCAGGCACCTTGGGGACGCCGTGAGGTTTGTGGCTAGACACGTATTCAAGCGCGTGCGTGCAGGCCCTCTCCTGAGGAAGGTGGCCGTGTTCTTCCAGGCTGGCTGGACCTGGGATGCAGGTTCTATCAGCACTGCCATGCTGGAGCTCAGCCTGTTGGACATCACTTCTGTGGTCATCACCTTCACGGAGGACCACAACCTCCCGGATGCCCTGCTG gatCTGCTGGGTTGTCCAGACACACACCCAGAGGCCATGGATGACCTGTTGCTGAGGCCCTGTGGGCTGCTGGTTTTGACTAGATTGTTACCACCCAAGAGGGACCACCAGGATCAGAAGCCAAGGACAGGAATTAAGCA GATCTCTCTGCTTGAGCCTTCTTCAGAATCATCTTGTCTACCTTACCAGTGA